A stretch of Streptococcus chenjunshii DNA encodes these proteins:
- a CDS encoding LTA synthase family protein has translation MINWVEKRQKLLISLVCALAFFSYVFLLRNELKVANNNGNIKIVAAKQKDPLAAGYRENTRQIALEGQPLNDDEIVRNDWGVYSAAVPIPINITEATDDLENPTMEIQHDGPVRNISFEYSRYYLGGYLQIYLDDVLYMQLNTYQEEESYELLTIDFPQHYGLSSTNAVWWLQMAILAAALPLFVQLELYKRLPFRRFLLAFILLAASYYALAAGLNYTLPQSFVFSNTLYSFNKAMLVLTLFTFFALILGQVLFYFVKTRWRYWGQLLYLLLIVPAPFLTFYLLEMPSAYDSYLKAADIPANLAIITVIWLTLAMLTTSLRMASMLAAAGGLIMGIVNKALIAIRSTPLLAYHFLQIRDGLNVAQNTKITVELIIPELIFLTAFYLIALAFLPPSRTLFAWPEPLPFWQKLPNRLAFLRKTLYQKLIISAVGILTALFALRPLVYHIANSVDMDLLFFSMQKTYYEHGFALSFTRFYEVSQITEPEGYSSEAVTDILDHYPRKDNSAKQKPNIIIIQNESLTDYGQLTSLNFSPDPLEFIHSMTDNTIKGAFYASVLGGGTANTEYEVLTSNSLAILPPNAFPYQQLITSPKNNITSALNSYGYQSVAVHPYLENFYRRNLVYDYLGFDESYFNNSKPAISDLVDVENLRGYVSDESLYQASQKLIEDTDDPLFNFIVTMQGHESYGLSEEENPRTVSITNSPDDSSATDFLSSVRASDQAFKDFINSLNASDEPTVVIMYGDHQPELSNSYFEPALDANDPSAKYQTPFIMWANFDLPQDDDIKLSPNYLVPYLLSTLTKTDYPLPVSSYYQFLSELQQQIPIMTTWGYYNADYAYSAEAPADNQLLSQYRLIGYNNVVDKSALSLTNYYE, from the coding sequence ATGATCAATTGGGTAGAAAAGCGGCAGAAACTTCTAATCAGTCTGGTCTGCGCCTTAGCTTTTTTTTCCTATGTTTTTTTGCTGCGCAATGAACTGAAAGTTGCAAATAATAACGGGAATATCAAAATTGTCGCAGCCAAGCAAAAAGATCCATTAGCGGCCGGTTACCGTGAAAATACCAGACAGATTGCTCTTGAAGGACAACCCCTGAATGATGATGAGATTGTGCGCAATGACTGGGGAGTCTACAGCGCTGCTGTTCCTATTCCTATTAACATCACCGAAGCCACAGATGACTTGGAAAATCCGACTATGGAAATCCAGCATGATGGACCGGTCAGAAATATTTCCTTTGAATACAGCCGCTACTATCTTGGCGGCTATCTGCAGATCTATCTGGATGATGTGCTTTATATGCAGCTCAACACATATCAGGAAGAAGAGAGCTACGAACTGCTGACTATTGATTTTCCTCAGCATTACGGTCTAAGCAGCACCAATGCTGTCTGGTGGCTGCAGATGGCCATTTTAGCAGCAGCGCTGCCGCTTTTTGTGCAGCTGGAACTCTATAAACGGCTGCCCTTCCGGCGGTTCCTGCTGGCTTTTATCTTGCTGGCTGCTTCCTATTATGCCTTAGCGGCGGGCTTGAACTATACCCTGCCGCAAAGCTTCGTTTTTTCCAACACCCTATACAGCTTCAATAAAGCTATGCTGGTGCTGACGTTATTCACTTTTTTTGCTTTAATATTGGGTCAGGTTCTGTTCTACTTTGTAAAAACACGCTGGCGCTATTGGGGACAGCTCCTTTACTTGCTCCTGATTGTGCCCGCTCCCTTTTTAACTTTTTATCTGCTGGAAATGCCTTCCGCTTATGATTCCTATCTAAAAGCTGCGGATATTCCGGCTAATCTGGCTATCATTACTGTCATCTGGCTGACGTTGGCTATGCTGACGACTTCCCTGCGTATGGCAAGTATGCTGGCTGCTGCGGGCGGACTGATTATGGGCATTGTCAATAAAGCGCTGATTGCTATCCGGTCCACACCGCTTCTGGCCTATCATTTCCTGCAAATTCGCGATGGTCTGAATGTTGCGCAGAACACCAAAATCACTGTTGAATTAATTATTCCGGAGTTAATCTTTTTAACCGCCTTTTACCTGATTGCACTGGCTTTCCTGCCGCCTTCCAGAACATTATTTGCCTGGCCTGAACCGCTTCCGTTTTGGCAAAAACTGCCGAACCGCTTAGCTTTTCTAAGAAAAACACTTTACCAGAAGCTGATAATCTCGGCTGTTGGTATCCTGACCGCACTCTTTGCCCTAAGACCTCTAGTTTATCATATCGCTAACAGTGTGGATATGGATTTGCTTTTCTTTTCCATGCAGAAAACCTACTATGAACATGGTTTTGCCCTTTCATTTACAAGATTTTATGAGGTTTCACAGATTACTGAACCAGAGGGATACAGTAGCGAGGCCGTAACAGATATTTTGGATCACTATCCCAGAAAAGACAATTCTGCCAAGCAGAAACCTAATATTATCATTATCCAAAATGAATCGCTGACTGACTACGGTCAGCTGACCTCTCTGAACTTTAGTCCCGATCCGCTGGAATTTATCCATTCCATGACCGATAATACAATTAAGGGGGCTTTTTATGCCTCTGTATTGGGCGGCGGTACTGCTAATACTGAGTACGAGGTGCTGACCAGCAACAGTTTAGCGATTTTGCCGCCAAATGCTTTCCCTTATCAGCAGCTGATTACTTCTCCCAAAAATAACATAACCAGTGCTTTAAACAGTTACGGCTACCAAAGCGTGGCCGTTCATCCCTATCTCGAAAATTTCTACCGGCGCAATCTGGTCTATGATTATTTAGGTTTTGATGAGTCCTATTTTAATAATTCTAAGCCTGCAATCTCCGATCTTGTTGACGTTGAGAATCTGCGGGGTTATGTCAGCGACGAATCCCTTTATCAAGCCAGCCAAAAGCTGATTGAAGACACAGATGACCCCCTCTTTAATTTTATCGTGACAATGCAGGGGCATGAGAGCTACGGTCTTTCAGAAGAAGAAAATCCAAGGACTGTCTCTATTACCAACAGCCCCGATGACAGCAGCGCCACCGATTTTCTATCCAGTGTGAGGGCTTCTGATCAGGCGTTCAAAGATTTCATCAACTCTCTTAACGCTTCGGATGAACCCACTGTTGTTATCATGTACGGTGACCATCAGCCCGAGCTCTCCAACAGTTATTTTGAGCCGGCTTTGGATGCCAATGACCCCAGCGCTAAATACCAAACCCCTTTTATCATGTGGGCTAACTTTGATTTGCCTCAGGACGATGACATCAAGCTCAGTCCTAATTACCTTGTGCCTTATCTCCTCAGTACTCTGACAAAGACGGATTATCCGCTGCCGGTCTCCTCTTATTACCAGTTCCTCTCCGAACTGCAGCAGCAAATCCCGATTATGACCACTTGGGGCTACTATAATGCCGATTACGCTTACTCTGCTGAAGCACCTGCTGATAATCAGCTGCTCAGTCAGTACCGCCTGATTGGCTACAATAATGTGGTGGATAAAAGCGCCTTGAGCTTGACAAACTATTATGAATAA
- a CDS encoding NADPH-dependent FMN reductase has product MKSILFVVGSLREGSFNLQMAQAAKKILAGKAQVSYLDYSQVPIFNQDLETPVLPAVAEVRKAIQEADAVWIFSPVYNFSIPGPVKNLLDWASRAVDLADPSGPSAIDSKVTTVSLLANGGHEQAADIYRALLPFIRTNFVDQVTASRINDEAWATGELTLSDDILEELGKQAEAVLSALKG; this is encoded by the coding sequence ATGAAATCTATTTTATTTGTTGTCGGTTCCCTCCGTGAAGGTTCTTTTAATTTGCAAATGGCTCAAGCAGCGAAAAAAATCCTCGCCGGAAAAGCACAGGTCTCATATTTAGATTACAGTCAAGTGCCTATTTTTAATCAGGATCTTGAAACTCCGGTACTGCCTGCAGTAGCAGAAGTCCGCAAGGCTATTCAGGAAGCAGATGCTGTCTGGATTTTCTCGCCGGTTTATAATTTTTCAATTCCAGGACCAGTGAAAAATTTGTTAGACTGGGCATCGCGTGCAGTTGATCTTGCAGATCCATCAGGCCCTTCCGCTATTGACAGTAAAGTCACTACAGTTTCTCTTCTGGCTAACGGCGGTCATGAACAGGCTGCAGATATTTACCGCGCTCTGCTTCCGTTTATTCGGACCAATTTTGTAGATCAGGTAACAGCTTCCCGCATTAATGATGAAGCTTGGGCAACAGGAGAACTGACCTTAAGCGATGATATTTTGGAAGAATTAGGCAAACAGGCAGAAGCAGTTCTGTCTGCCCTGAAGGGCTGA
- a CDS encoding MarR family winged helix-turn-helix transcriptional regulator, with protein sequence MAEFKNAAVKLMVVMRKAFRTIDTKVSESYKEDNLTAAQFAVLDVLYAKGQMKIGELIDNVLATSGNMTVVIKNMEKKGWVSRRTSPDDRRAYLVDLTDKGRQVIEHALPAHIQKIEDVFSLLSEREQEELTALLKRFKDL encoded by the coding sequence ATGGCAGAATTTAAAAATGCAGCAGTTAAGTTAATGGTTGTCATGCGTAAAGCTTTTCGGACAATTGATACCAAGGTTTCAGAATCATATAAAGAGGATAATCTGACAGCCGCTCAGTTCGCCGTCCTTGATGTCCTTTACGCCAAGGGACAGATGAAAATCGGAGAGTTAATCGACAATGTGCTGGCCACATCAGGCAATATGACAGTTGTTATCAAAAATATGGAAAAGAAGGGCTGGGTCAGCCGCCGGACAAGTCCTGATGACAGGCGCGCCTATCTGGTAGATCTGACAGATAAAGGAAGACAGGTCATTGAACATGCTCTTCCGGCCCATATTCAAAAAATAGAAGACGTTTTTTCTCTGCTTTCAGAAAGAGAGCAAGAAGAGCTGACTGCTTTGCTGAAAAGGTTTAAAGACTTATAA
- a CDS encoding PolC-type DNA polymerase III — translation MSDLFNQLMDQIEMPLEIKTSSVFSAADIIEVKLHSVSRLWEFHFAFPEILPLDYYRELSFRLSSAFQKADIKTTFTIQAETVDFSLDLLQDYYRYAFELPLCSSASFKSAFAHLPLSCDGDQILITAPQFVSNEHFTKNHLPKLKEQFELFGFGKVHFAIAADEAMTQELKASFEASREALLEKAVQDSWESQKALEAAAPPPQEPEKASYDFAGYSQKRQSSFEKAAITPMADIETEENRIVFEGMVFEAERKTTRTGRHIINFKMTDYTSSFAMQKWVKNDDELKKYDMIAKGAWLRVRGNIENNQFTRTLTMNVQDVKAIAHQERKDLMPEGQKRVELHAHTNMSTMDALPTVEKLIDTAAKWGHRAVAITDHGNVQSFPHGYHRAKQAGIKAIFGLEANIVEDKVPIVYHPASVDLHEATYVVFDVETTGLSAVNNDLIQIAASKMFKGNIVEQFDEFIDPGHPLSAFTTDLTGITDNHVKGAKPLVQVLQEFQDFCQDTVLVAHNASFDVGFMNANYERQGLPIISQPVIDTLEFARNLYPEYKRHGLGPLTKRFQVALEHHHMANYDAEATGRLLFIFLQEARDKHGLTDLADLNTKLVAQDSYKKARVKHATIYVQNQTGLKNMFKLVSLANVKYFAGVARIPRTVLDQHREGLLLGTACTEGEVFDAVLTSGVDAAVEAAKYYDFIEVMPPAIYEPLVARELVKDEAGIQQLIKDLIEVGRRLQKPVMATGNVHYIEPEEDIYREIIVRSLGQGAAINRPIGRGEDAQPAPLPKAHFRTTNEMLDDFAFLGEDLAYELVVTNTNAFADKIEEVEVVKSDLYTPFIENAEERVAEMTYQKAFAVYGNPLPDIIDLRIEKELTSILGNGFAVIYLASQMLVNRSNERGYLVGSRGSVGSSFVATMIGITEVNPMPPHYVCPNCQHSEFITDGSVGSGYDLPNKDCPECGTPYQKDGQDIPFETFLGFDGDKVPDIDLNFSGDDQPRAHRDVSDIFGKEYAFRAGTVGTVAEKTAYGFVKGYERDYGKYYRDAEVDRLASGSAGVKRTTGQHPGGIVVIPSYMDVYDFTPVQYPADDSNAEWRTTHFNFHDIDENVLKLDVLGHDDPTMIRKLQDLSGIDPTEIPADDPDVMKLFSGTDVLGVTPEQIGASTGMLGIPEFGTNFVRGMVDETHPTTFAELLQLSGLSHGTDVWLGNAQDLIKEGIATLSTVIGCRDDIMVYLMHAGLEPKMAFTIMERVRKGAWLKISEEERNGYIQAMRENNVPDWYIESCGKIKYMFPKAHAAAYVLMALRVAYFKVHYPLYYYCAYFSIRAKGFELKTMSAGLAAVKARMADISTKRRNNEASNVEIDLFTSLEIVNEMLERGYQFGQLDLYRSDAVEFLIDGDTLIPPFVALDGLGENVARQIVSARKEGEFLSKMELRKRGGVPATLVEKMDEMGILGNMPEDNQLSLFDDFF, via the coding sequence ATGTCAGATTTATTTAATCAATTGATGGATCAAATCGAAATGCCGCTTGAAATAAAAACTTCAAGTGTTTTTTCAGCTGCGGATATTATTGAAGTGAAACTGCACTCTGTCTCGCGTCTGTGGGAGTTTCATTTTGCTTTCCCGGAAATTCTGCCGCTTGACTATTATCGTGAACTGTCTTTTCGTTTGTCATCAGCCTTTCAAAAGGCAGATATTAAAACCACTTTTACGATTCAGGCGGAAACAGTCGATTTTTCTCTGGATTTGCTGCAGGACTATTACCGCTATGCTTTTGAACTGCCGCTGTGCAGCAGTGCCAGCTTCAAATCGGCTTTTGCCCATCTGCCTCTCAGCTGCGATGGCGATCAGATTCTGATTACGGCTCCTCAGTTTGTCAGCAATGAACATTTCACCAAAAACCATCTGCCAAAATTGAAAGAGCAGTTCGAGCTTTTTGGTTTTGGAAAAGTACATTTTGCCATCGCTGCCGATGAAGCGATGACTCAAGAGCTCAAAGCTTCTTTTGAGGCCAGCCGTGAGGCCCTGCTGGAGAAGGCTGTACAGGACAGCTGGGAGTCCCAAAAAGCACTGGAAGCTGCAGCCCCGCCTCCTCAGGAACCGGAAAAAGCCAGTTATGATTTTGCCGGTTACAGTCAAAAACGGCAGTCCAGTTTTGAAAAAGCGGCCATTACACCTATGGCGGATATTGAAACAGAAGAAAACCGCATTGTTTTTGAAGGCATGGTATTTGAAGCTGAACGCAAGACGACGCGGACCGGCCGCCATATTATTAATTTCAAGATGACAGATTACACATCCAGTTTTGCCATGCAAAAATGGGTGAAAAATGATGATGAGCTCAAAAAGTACGATATGATTGCCAAAGGTGCCTGGCTGCGTGTCCGGGGAAATATTGAAAATAATCAGTTTACCCGGACGTTAACCATGAATGTTCAGGATGTCAAGGCCATCGCCCATCAGGAACGCAAAGATTTAATGCCGGAAGGGCAGAAACGCGTTGAGCTTCATGCCCATACTAATATGTCGACGATGGATGCTTTACCAACTGTCGAAAAGCTGATTGATACAGCAGCTAAGTGGGGACACCGGGCAGTGGCCATCACCGATCACGGCAATGTCCAAAGTTTTCCGCACGGCTACCATAGGGCTAAGCAGGCTGGGATCAAGGCGATTTTTGGCTTAGAAGCTAATATCGTTGAGGATAAGGTTCCTATTGTTTACCATCCTGCTTCTGTAGATCTGCATGAGGCGACCTATGTTGTCTTTGACGTTGAAACTACGGGGCTCTCTGCTGTCAATAATGACCTGATTCAAATTGCTGCTTCTAAAATGTTTAAGGGGAATATTGTGGAGCAGTTTGATGAGTTTATTGACCCGGGACATCCTCTGTCCGCTTTTACGACAGATTTGACCGGTATTACAGATAACCATGTTAAAGGTGCCAAGCCTTTAGTGCAGGTTTTACAGGAGTTTCAGGACTTTTGTCAGGACACAGTACTGGTTGCACATAATGCCAGTTTTGATGTCGGCTTTATGAATGCCAATTATGAGCGTCAGGGCTTGCCAATCATCAGCCAGCCGGTTATCGATACCTTAGAATTTGCCCGCAATCTTTATCCGGAGTACAAGCGCCACGGTCTGGGTCCTCTGACCAAACGTTTTCAGGTTGCTCTTGAGCATCATCATATGGCTAATTACGATGCGGAAGCGACAGGCCGCCTGCTGTTTATCTTTTTGCAGGAAGCGCGTGACAAACACGGATTAACTGATTTGGCAGACCTTAATACCAAGCTGGTCGCTCAGGATTCTTATAAAAAAGCACGGGTTAAGCATGCGACGATATATGTACAGAATCAAACAGGGCTGAAAAATATGTTTAAATTGGTCAGTCTGGCGAATGTGAAATATTTTGCCGGTGTTGCCCGAATTCCCAGAACGGTTTTGGATCAGCACCGTGAAGGCTTGCTGCTTGGGACTGCCTGTACTGAAGGTGAAGTTTTTGATGCTGTGCTGACCAGCGGTGTTGATGCCGCTGTAGAAGCTGCTAAATATTACGATTTCATTGAAGTGATGCCGCCGGCCATTTATGAGCCGCTGGTTGCACGTGAGCTGGTTAAGGATGAAGCAGGAATTCAGCAGCTGATCAAAGATCTGATTGAAGTTGGCCGGCGTCTGCAAAAACCTGTCATGGCTACCGGGAATGTTCATTACATTGAACCTGAAGAAGACATTTACCGGGAAATTATTGTACGCAGCTTGGGTCAGGGAGCGGCTATAAACAGGCCGATCGGCCGCGGCGAAGATGCTCAGCCTGCTCCTCTGCCGAAGGCCCATTTCCGCACGACCAATGAAATGCTGGATGACTTTGCCTTTTTAGGCGAAGATTTAGCCTATGAGCTTGTTGTCACAAATACCAATGCTTTCGCTGATAAGATTGAAGAGGTCGAGGTGGTAAAATCGGACCTCTATACGCCTTTTATTGAAAATGCAGAAGAGCGGGTGGCTGAGATGACCTACCAAAAAGCCTTTGCCGTGTATGGCAATCCACTGCCTGATATTATTGATTTGCGGATTGAAAAAGAGCTGACGTCTATTCTGGGAAATGGCTTTGCAGTGATTTATCTGGCTTCACAAATGTTGGTTAACCGTTCTAATGAACGCGGTTATTTAGTCGGGTCGCGCGGGTCGGTCGGTTCAAGTTTTGTTGCGACGATGATTGGCATTACGGAGGTTAACCCTATGCCGCCGCACTATGTCTGTCCCAACTGTCAGCATTCAGAATTCATTACAGACGGTTCAGTCGGTTCCGGCTATGATTTGCCGAATAAAGACTGTCCGGAATGCGGAACGCCTTATCAAAAAGACGGTCAGGATATTCCTTTTGAAACCTTCCTAGGTTTTGATGGCGATAAGGTGCCGGATATCGATTTAAACTTTTCCGGTGATGATCAGCCGAGGGCTCACCGCGATGTCAGTGATATCTTTGGCAAAGAGTATGCTTTCCGGGCAGGAACAGTAGGCACAGTGGCCGAAAAAACAGCCTACGGTTTTGTTAAAGGCTATGAGCGTGATTATGGAAAATACTACCGCGATGCGGAAGTGGATCGTTTGGCCAGCGGTTCTGCCGGAGTCAAGCGGACAACCGGCCAGCATCCTGGCGGGATCGTTGTTATTCCTAGTTATATGGATGTCTATGACTTCACTCCGGTCCAGTACCCCGCTGATGATTCGAACGCTGAGTGGCGAACCACCCATTTTAACTTCCACGATATTGATGAAAATGTGCTTAAGCTGGATGTTCTGGGGCATGATGACCCCACGATGATTCGCAAGCTGCAGGATTTGTCAGGGATTGACCCAACTGAAATTCCTGCTGATGACCCTGATGTGATGAAACTTTTCTCAGGAACCGATGTACTGGGAGTTACACCGGAGCAAATCGGAGCGTCGACCGGCATGCTGGGGATTCCGGAATTTGGGACCAATTTTGTCCGAGGCATGGTTGATGAAACTCATCCAACCACATTTGCCGAACTTTTGCAGCTCTCAGGCCTGTCGCACGGAACGGATGTCTGGCTGGGGAATGCCCAGGATTTGATTAAGGAAGGGATTGCCACCTTATCAACGGTTATCGGCTGCCGTGATGATATTATGGTGTATCTCATGCACGCAGGGCTCGAACCCAAAATGGCTTTTACCATTATGGAACGCGTCCGCAAGGGAGCTTGGCTGAAAATTTCCGAAGAAGAGCGCAATGGCTATATTCAGGCGATGCGAGAGAACAATGTTCCGGATTGGTACATTGAGTCCTGCGGGAAAATTAAGTACATGTTTCCTAAAGCTCACGCCGCTGCTTATGTGCTGATGGCGTTGCGTGTTGCCTACTTTAAAGTCCACTACCCGCTTTATTACTATTGTGCCTACTTTTCTATCCGAGCTAAGGGCTTTGAGCTGAAAACGATGAGTGCCGGACTGGCTGCAGTTAAAGCGCGGATGGCGGATATCAGTACAAAACGAAGAAATAATGAGGCTTCTAATGTTGAAATAGACCTGTTCACCAGCTTAGAGATTGTCAACGAAATGCTGGAACGCGGGTATCAATTCGGTCAGCTGGATCTTTACCGCAGCGATGCTGTAGAGTTTTTGATTGACGGCGATACCCTGATACCGCCTTTCGTGGCTTTAGATGGCTTAGGTGAGAATGTTGCCAGACAGATTGTCAGCGCCCGGAAAGAAGGAGAATTCTTATCGAAAATGGAGCTGCGCAAACGCGGCGGTGTTCCGGCTACTCTTGTTGAGAAGATGGATGAAATGGGGATTTTGGGCAATATGCCGGAAGACAATCAGCTCAGTCTGTTTGATGATTTCTTTTGA
- a CDS encoding proline--tRNA ligase, producing MKQSKMLIPTLREMPSDAQVISHALMLRAGYVRQISAGIYAYLPLANRVIEKLKAIMHEEFAKINAVEMLAPALLTADLWRESGRYETYGDDLYKLQNRDQSDFILGPTHEETLTTLIRDAVKSYKQLPLNLYQIQPKYRDEKRPRNGLLRTREFIMKDGYSFHADYAGLDVTYEDYRKAYEAIFRRAGLDFKGIIGDGGAMGGKDSQEFMAITPDRTDLGHWLVLDKSIASLEEIPEAVLADIRAELQSWLVAGEDTVVYSDKSGYAANLEMATSEYKPSTKVAVQEAVERVTTPDCKTIDEVAAFLQVPEEQTIKTLLFRADDELLAVLLVGNDQVNTVKLKNFLRADFLEPASEAEARELFGAGFGSLGPVGLPDSVKLVADRRVEALTNAVAGANTDGYHLTGVNPERDFTADYADIREVREGEVSPDGQGILKFARGIEIGHIFKLGTRYSESMGATVLDENGRAVPIVMGSYGIGVSRILSAVIEQHARLFVSKTPKGDYRYSWGINFPKELAPYDIHLITVNVKDEQASALTAKIERDLQEQGYQVLTDDRNERVGSKFSDSDLIGLPIRVTVGKKAAEGIVEVKIKATGDTIEVNAENLSETLGILTDRNAD from the coding sequence ATGAAACAATCTAAAATGCTTATTCCAACGCTTCGCGAAATGCCAAGCGATGCTCAGGTTATCAGCCATGCCCTTATGCTGCGTGCAGGCTATGTCCGTCAAATTTCTGCTGGTATTTATGCTTATCTGCCTTTAGCCAACCGTGTGATCGAGAAGCTCAAGGCTATTATGCACGAAGAGTTTGCGAAGATTAATGCAGTCGAGATGCTGGCACCTGCTCTGCTGACAGCAGACCTTTGGCGGGAATCCGGACGTTATGAAACTTACGGGGACGATCTCTATAAATTGCAAAACCGTGATCAGTCGGACTTTATTTTGGGTCCTACACACGAGGAGACATTAACAACCCTTATCCGTGATGCTGTCAAGTCTTATAAACAGCTTCCTTTAAATCTTTATCAAATTCAGCCTAAGTACCGAGATGAAAAACGTCCTCGCAACGGCTTGCTGAGAACACGGGAATTTATCATGAAAGATGGCTACAGTTTTCATGCTGACTATGCCGGCTTAGATGTGACCTACGAAGATTACCGCAAAGCTTACGAGGCTATTTTCAGACGGGCAGGGCTGGATTTCAAAGGGATTATCGGTGATGGCGGTGCCATGGGGGGCAAGGACAGTCAAGAATTTATGGCTATTACGCCTGACCGTACCGACCTCGGTCATTGGCTGGTTTTGGATAAATCGATAGCTTCTCTGGAGGAGATTCCTGAGGCTGTGCTTGCGGATATCCGGGCAGAGCTGCAGTCTTGGCTGGTGGCTGGTGAGGATACAGTTGTTTATTCTGATAAATCGGGCTATGCAGCTAATTTGGAGATGGCCACCAGTGAATATAAGCCGTCCACTAAAGTGGCTGTCCAAGAAGCTGTTGAGCGTGTAACAACACCAGATTGTAAAACAATTGACGAAGTGGCTGCCTTTTTACAAGTGCCTGAGGAACAGACCATTAAGACACTTTTATTTAGGGCTGATGATGAGCTGCTGGCTGTTCTTCTTGTCGGCAATGATCAGGTCAATACGGTCAAACTTAAGAATTTTCTTAGAGCAGATTTTCTGGAGCCTGCAAGTGAGGCAGAAGCTCGGGAACTCTTTGGTGCCGGCTTTGGATCTTTGGGGCCGGTTGGTTTGCCAGACTCTGTTAAGCTGGTTGCGGACCGCAGAGTAGAAGCGCTGACTAATGCGGTTGCGGGAGCCAATACTGATGGCTATCACCTGACAGGTGTCAACCCCGAGCGTGATTTTACAGCTGACTATGCGGATATCCGTGAAGTCAGAGAAGGGGAAGTTTCACCGGATGGGCAAGGTATCCTCAAATTTGCTCGGGGAATAGAAATCGGTCACATCTTTAAGCTGGGGACGCGGTATTCTGAGAGCATGGGGGCAACCGTTCTTGATGAAAACGGCCGTGCTGTGCCTATTGTAATGGGAAGTTATGGTATTGGTGTCAGCCGTATTTTGTCAGCCGTTATTGAGCAGCATGCCCGCCTCTTTGTCAGCAAAACACCAAAAGGGGATTATCGCTATTCTTGGGGCATTAATTTTCCTAAGGAACTGGCCCCTTACGATATTCACCTGATCACTGTTAATGTCAAAGACGAGCAGGCTAGTGCCTTGACGGCTAAGATTGAACGCGATTTACAGGAGCAAGGCTATCAGGTGCTGACCGATGACCGCAATGAGCGTGTCGGCTCTAAGTTTTCGGACAGCGATCTGATCGGTCTGCCGATCCGTGTGACTGTCGGTAAAAAAGCTGCTGAAGGGATTGTTGAAGTGAAGATAAAAGCCACAGGCGACACCATTGAGGTTAATGCCGAAAATCTAAGTGAAACGCTTGGTATTTTGACCGACAGAAACGCTGATTAA